Part of the Sulfurovum sp. TSL6 genome, GACATTTACAGATCCAGCTGTATTTCCAACTATAAAATAGCTTAGTTAAAAAAGGAAAGACATGATCAATAAACATGATCATGTCTTGGTATTTTCACTTCTCCCGCGTCATATCTTTTACCCCGTCTACATCGATCGGTATGGACCACTTCGCATCAAATGCGGTTTCCATAGCCTCTACTTCATCTTTGATATCATCTATCCTCTGTCTTAGCTGTTCATGCAGTTTCCTATAACGTTCATCGCTGGACAGCATCTCTTCTTCTTTCTTCTTTTTCCATCGATGTCGGCTCAGTTCCTCGACGACTTCCGGAGCAACGGATCTTAGGATAGCTGATTCGAGGAGTTCTGCTTTGTTTTCCACAACATTAAGCTCGACACCCAGGGTTTGTCCTTTCTTGATCCAGGCCTGGTTTATCTTGTTTTGTTTATGGCTGCTGAGTGTATAGGTGGGATAATGGGAGACGATATCATCATATCCGCTGCCAAAAAGTACAGGAATGGCAGTAAACTCGATATCGGGGTTGATGAGTCCCAGATCTGTCTTGACTTTTAGCGCAAGGGAGTGAAAGATAGACTCCCCTGAAGGATCGAAATCGGTGATAGCTATAAGGTAAGCTTTGTTGTGTTTGGCAGTACGGTTGAGATACTGTGCAATATTCACTGACTCAAAGGACGGGATCTGTCCGGTACTGCTGTAGATACCGCATAGCAGTGCTTCAGATAAACTGTCCGTACTTCGAGTCGGTTTCTCAGAAAAAAGTACGATAGGTGTATTATAGGTATGGGCATCATTGCTCAGTCCCTTAGTGATCACATTGAGTCGACTGTAGATCGTCACATCACCGTCCAAAAAGAGTTCATAGAGGTATTCTCCGATCAGACGGTTGACATAGGTATCCCACTTATCATCAGGCATGTTTTTGAGATATTCGATATCCCCTTTGAACTTATACCAGATATCTCTGATATTTTCTACGGTCTCCCCTGTGTCAAGGAACTGATCGATATAGGTGGTGAGTTTTTTTCGGATGCCTCTGTAGTGTTTCATAGCTAGCCTTTACGCATACAAAGTTAGGAATATTATAACAGTTTTTAACTCTTTTAGAGAACTTCCATTCCAAATGATAATTTTTATTACATAGCTGTAAGTGTAACAACTATATAATGACTTATCTAATTTATAAGGAGAAAATATGAACGTGTCTAAAATCATTGCTGCCTCACTGGTAGCATCATCCGTATTGTTTGCCGGATCATTAGCTGAAAAAGCAAAATCAATGGGGCTTCAAGCGATCCCTACAGATAAAACTGAGCTTACTAAACTTATAGACCCAAATACTACGATCACACCTGAGAGAGTGGAACTGGGTAAAAAGCTTTACTTTGAACCAAGACTTTCAAAAAGTGGTCTTATCTCCTGTAATACTTGTCACAACCTTGCACTTGGAGGAGCAGATGGTGCTCCAGCAGCCATAGGTCACATGTGGGTAGCAAATCCGCACCACCTTAACTCTCCGACCGTTTACAATGCAGTATTCTTTGAGTCTCAGTTCTGGGATGGTAGAAGTCCACACCTTGAAGATCAGGCACAGGGACCTATGCAAGCTGCACCTGAGATGGCCTCACCGGCTTCACTCGTTGTAGAGAGAATCAACTCTATTCCTGAGTATGTAGAAGAGTTTAAAAAAGCATACGGTAATGATGTCAAAGTTGATTTCCCAACGATCACATCTACGATCGGTATCTTTGAGAGAACACTCGTCACACCTTCACGATATGATGACTTCCTTAACGGTAAAGAAAATGCATTGAACGATGCAGAAAAAGAGGGTCTTAAAGTATTTATGGATCAAGGCTGTACATCATGCCATAGCGGTGTAGCACTAGGTGGAAAAATGATGCCTTTCCCAATGGTAAAACCATATAAATTTGCCAATGTAGGTGACTTCAAAGGTGATAAGAACGGTATGGTAAAAGTACCAACACTTAGAAATATTACTGAAACGGCACCATACTTCCATAATGGACAGATCTGGAGTCTTGCTGAAGCGGTTAAAGAGATGGGACGTACACAGTTAGGTAAAGATATCTCTGATGCAGATGCAGCAAAGATCGTTACATTCTTAAAAGCGCTGAAAGGTACAAAACCTGAGATCGTTTATCCACAGCTTCCAGAAAGTACTGCCACTACACCAAAACCTGAGTTTAACTAATCCAAAAGGTATTTACTTTTAGAGCAAGAATTGCTTTCTTGCTCTAAACCACTTTCATCTTCTCATACCCTTCATACATTGCGATTTATATACTTTATTTTTTTATAAGTTATAGGTATTATAATAAACATTAAAAATTATTATAATATGGACAGAATTAATGACAGATAAAAAAATATTTGCGCTTGAATTATGGATATCAATTCAGCTCATTATATTATTAGTAGCAGCACATTATATATTTAACTGTAATCATGAAAACGTAGAAGTTTTATTTGTAGGTATAGAGAGTTTACTCATTATGCCAGCAGGAATCATCACACTATATCTTAATGAGATATTTCATGTGCATCATTATTTTTTAACTCATGAAACATTCTTTTTATTTGTATTCATGAATTGGATTGTCTATAACATTGTTGGATATATACAATGGTTTGTCATTGTGCCTAAAATGATAGAGAAATGTAAAAAAAATGGATGTTTACTACAATAACACTGCCCCATAAGTGTAATAATCTAAAGATTTACCAGGTTTCTTATCTCATCAGCATATAGCAGCTCTTTTTCTGCTAATCTGTCTGAAAGCGCAGTGATCTCCTTCTTGTGTTTTGAGAAGAGGTTCATTACCTCTTCTTCTTTTTCTGTAATGATCTTACGAACTTCGTCATCTATGAGTTTGGCAGTCGCCTCACTGAAGTCCTTTGGCATAGCCATTTCACGCCCCAAGAAAACATGCTCTTCGCCTTTTTGGTAGTAAACCGGCCCAAGCAGTTCACTCATACCCCATTGGCTGACCATATGGGTTGCAAGACTGGTTGCTTCTTTGAGATCATTGGCTGCACCTGAAGAGAGGTCACCAAGCAACGTTTTTTCAGCAGCCCTTCCTCCTAGCATGACCCCTATCTTGTCTAGAAGATAGTCTTTAGGAAAATTTTTGATATCTTTCAATGGTAGCTGTTCTGTCATTCCCAGCGCCTGTCCTCTTGGTATGATACTCACCTTTTCTATGGGGTCTGCATGTTCGAGCAAGAGTGCTGCTAAAACATGACCACTCTCATGGATGGCTACTCTTTTTTTATCTTTTTCATCCAGAACGAACTCTTGTTCCACACCCATAATAATACGGTCACGCGCATACATAAAGTCATCTTGTGTCACATGTCTCTGCCCTTCTCTGGCTGCATGCATGGCTGCTTCATTGACAAGATTGGCCAGGTCTGCACCAGAGAAACCGATGGAGATCTTGGCTATCTTTTCCAGATCTACGGAGCTGTCTATCTGCACTTTGCGTATGTGGATGTTCAGTATTTTTTCTCGTGCTTTTACATCTGGTAAAGTGAGTGTTATTTTACGGTCAAACCTGCCTGGCCTTAACAGGGCATAATCCAGAACATCGGGACGGTTAGTCGCAGCGATGACCACTACTTGCTCTTCTGACTCAAAGCCATCCATCTCTGCTAAAATCTGGTTGAGTGTCTGTTCTTTTTCATCATGACCCCCACCTACACCTGCACCTCTGGCACGTCCTACAGAGTCTATTTCATCAATGAAAATGATCGCAGGAGCTTCTTTTTTGGCATTTTTAAATAGGTCACGTACCCTGGAGGCTCCTACACCAACGAACATTTCGACAAACTCAGATCCGCTGATGGAAAAGAAAGGTACTTCAGCTTCCCCGGCTATAGCTTTTGCCAAAAGGGTTTTACCTGTACCCGGTGCTCCCATCAGTAAAATACCTCTGGGTATCTTAGCACCTATCTTTTCATACTTTTCAGGATTTTTAAGAAAATCCACGACTTCATAGAGTTCTATCTTTGCATTTTCTACACCTGCTACATCATCAAAGGTAATAGATATTTTTTGTTTCTCATATTTTTTGGCAGTAGATTTCATAAAGTCAAAGACCCCACCACCACCCATGCCGCCTATCTGTTCTTTAATGCGTCGTGAACTATAAAATATAAATGCTAAGAAAACAAAAAGGGGCAGTAGCATGAAAAAAGAAAGCCAAAAGCCAGATTCTTTTTGTGACTTAACATGCATCTCAACCTGGTTCTTTTCCAAAAGTTCTAAGAATGTTTCATCATCAAAAGGAGGAAGCGTTGTTCTTAGGTAAGTCGATTTTTCACCTAAGCCACCTTTGAGAGTAGCTACAATCTGGTCCCCATCAATACGAACCTCTTTGATAATATTTTGTTCAATTTTGCTTTTAAATTGATTGTAGGGAATGGTTTGACTCTGTTTTTGCAGAAACATATAATTAAAGAGTTGAAATCCCAGTATCATGATAATGAGTACTACCCATATATTAGGAAAAGGATTGGGTCTATTCTCTTCTATTGGTTCTTTTTGCATTTTTTACTGCCTTTAGGAAACGATGTGAGTAGTATTATTGTACCAAAATAGAGAAAGACTTGTATATGGTTTATTTGATACATATTGAGAATTACGACTTATTGGCTATAATACGAAAATAATGATAAATAAGAAAATGATATATGCAGATACGCAAATCATTTTCCAGCAGATATAATACGTAAAAGCATTAAGAAGGCACCCCATGAGCAAACTTGACCTTAGAGAAACAAAAAACTTTTTACCAACGACCAGAGAAGAGATGGATGCACTAGGATGGAAACAGTGTGACGTGATACTCGTTTCTGGCGATGCCTACATAGACTCCCCGTTCATTGGCGTGGCAACTGTCGGACGTATGCTCGAAAAACTGGGTTATAAAGTCGGGATCATAGGTCAGCCTGATGTAGACAGTGACAGTGATATCAAACGTTTGGGTGAACCAAGACTCTACTGGGGTGTGAGCGGAGGAAGTATTGACTCCATGGTTGCCAACTATACTGCCACAAAGAAGTTCAGAAATTCAGATGATTACACTCCTGGCGGAAAGAATACCAAACGACCTGACCGTGCAGTACTTGTCTATACAAACCTTATACGTAAGAACTTTAAGAACACTGTACCTGTTGTACTGGGAGGGATAGAAGCGTCACTTAGACGTGTAACACATTATGACTACTGGAGCAATAAGCTGAGAAAACCCATATTGTTTGACTCTAAGGCAGATATACTCATCTATGGTATGGGAGAACAGGCTATTCGTGACCTGACTCATGCACTTGATAAAGGAAATGAGTGGAAAGATATACGTGGGGTCTGTTACATAAACAAAGAGCCTGTTGAGAGTTATCACCAACTTCCTTCACACCAGG contains:
- a CDS encoding cytochrome-c peroxidase — translated: MNVSKIIAASLVASSVLFAGSLAEKAKSMGLQAIPTDKTELTKLIDPNTTITPERVELGKKLYFEPRLSKSGLISCNTCHNLALGGADGAPAAIGHMWVANPHHLNSPTVYNAVFFESQFWDGRSPHLEDQAQGPMQAAPEMASPASLVVERINSIPEYVEEFKKAYGNDVKVDFPTITSTIGIFERTLVTPSRYDDFLNGKENALNDAEKEGLKVFMDQGCTSCHSGVALGGKMMPFPMVKPYKFANVGDFKGDKNGMVKVPTLRNITETAPYFHNGQIWSLAEAVKEMGRTQLGKDISDADAAKIVTFLKALKGTKPEIVYPQLPESTATTPKPEFN
- the ftsH gene encoding ATP-dependent zinc metalloprotease FtsH, whose translation is MQKEPIEENRPNPFPNIWVVLIIMILGFQLFNYMFLQKQSQTIPYNQFKSKIEQNIIKEVRIDGDQIVATLKGGLGEKSTYLRTTLPPFDDETFLELLEKNQVEMHVKSQKESGFWLSFFMLLPLFVFLAFIFYSSRRIKEQIGGMGGGGVFDFMKSTAKKYEKQKISITFDDVAGVENAKIELYEVVDFLKNPEKYEKIGAKIPRGILLMGAPGTGKTLLAKAIAGEAEVPFFSISGSEFVEMFVGVGASRVRDLFKNAKKEAPAIIFIDEIDSVGRARGAGVGGGHDEKEQTLNQILAEMDGFESEEQVVVIAATNRPDVLDYALLRPGRFDRKITLTLPDVKAREKILNIHIRKVQIDSSVDLEKIAKISIGFSGADLANLVNEAAMHAAREGQRHVTQDDFMYARDRIIMGVEQEFVLDEKDKKRVAIHESGHVLAALLLEHADPIEKVSIIPRGQALGMTEQLPLKDIKNFPKDYLLDKIGVMLGGRAAEKTLLGDLSSGAANDLKEATSLATHMVSQWGMSELLGPVYYQKGEEHVFLGREMAMPKDFSEATAKLIDDEVRKIITEKEEEVMNLFSKHKKEITALSDRLAEKELLYADEIRNLVNL